In Physeter macrocephalus isolate SW-GA chromosome 9, ASM283717v5, whole genome shotgun sequence, the DNA window AAgacataaattagaaaatatttaagtgcaGACGAAAAAGGCCAGGAAGAAACCTAACGATGATGGACTTCCCTAGCCGTCCAgcggctaagactccacgcttccaatgcagggggcacgggtttgatccctagtcagagAACTAGgattctgcatgctgcacggAGTggcccaaaaaccaaaaccaaaaccaaaaccaaacaaaagaaacCTAACAATGCGTTAACGGTAgctatggggaattccctggtgaaaaaccaaacaaaacagtaGTTATGGCTGGGGGGTGGGATACGGAGAGATATGTTTTGTTCTTTAAACTTTGTGGAATTTGCAAGATTTGCTATAATTAGCACGGCCTAAGttggagaaaaattatttttaaaaaattcagatattATTAAGTGTCAGACACATCCACCAGAAAGAGGAGGTCCACTGTCTGGGACCCACAGTGAGGAAGCTcagggctggaggaggtggggcgGACGCTGGCGGCACTGCTCCCTCCACATGGAAGGCCCTGGGAGGTGATCGCCAGATGCGAGCAGCTGTTGTTTACGTCCAGAgaaagcagaggggagggagccagagcccGGGGGAGAGCAAAGATAAcaagtgggagagagacacagaaagaaaaatggcaacGGAAAGAGGGCGGGCCTGTTGTGAGAGGAACAGACAGACTCTCAGAGAGGCCACCGAGTTCCAGGAGCGGGAGAGAGGAGCTGGGGACCTGAAGAGAGGCCCAGATCCAGGGCTGCCTGGGAGACGGGCCCAGACACGGAGAGAAGTTGAGGGGGTGCGGGACTGGCGGCAGGGGCAGCACAGAGGTACACGGAGCTGGCCAGCCCGGACGCCCCTGGGAGGGAAGTTGCTAAACCTAACGAAGCCAACCAGGAGGGCGGAGCCGACCGACCCCACGCGGCACATCCCTCGGCTCCCAGTGCGGGAAAGCGAGATCCTTCCGCGGCTCCTCCTCCCTCTCgactctcccctttccccttcccgtTCCGGACGCCCTGGCGGCCCAACCCCGGGATCTAGGCCCGGCGGCGGGGCTCCGGTTGACGCAGGGCGCGTGAAAAGCGCCCGCCCGCCGGGCCGGAAGGTCGCAGCCGCCGCCGGCTCCGACCTCCGCCAagccttccttccccctcccccgcacGCTAAGACTACACGGCcggggggccgggcggggggcaCCTCCGGAGCCGCGCGCGGCCTCGGCCCGCAATTTCCGGAGCCGGGCCCCCGCAGCCGGAGCCGGGACGCTGCTGGAGGGACAAAGAGCCCCACGGGGGCAGCGCCCGGAGACTGACAAACGCCTTGCCCTTTAATCCCTAttacatccccattttacagagctgACCCTCAGGGTCAGATGGGTAaaagtccccccacccccaaactctcCAGCTCTAACCCACTGCCCCAGCCCTTCCATGCGGGCGGGCGCTGGGTTCCTCACCCAGGTGCTCATCACTTTGCCCCCCTGTTACAGTCCTGCTCCATTCCAGGTGGACCATTCTATGGTGTCTCGCCTATTGCCACTGTCAGGCAGTCCCCCTCAGTATCTAGCCTGAAGCCCttatgctgctgctgcttcagcGCAGTGCCTCTGGCTTTGGAGAGAGATGGAAAAGgaactctcctctctctttttaaaatttatttatttttggctgcatcgggtcttcgttgctgtgcacgggcttcctctagttgcggtgagtgggggctactcttcgttgcggtgcacgggcttctcactgcggtggcttctcttgtggcggagcacgggctctaggcgcgcgggcttcaatagttgtggctcgtgggctttagagcgcaggctcagtagtggtggcgcacgggcttagttgctcctcggcatgtgggatcttcccggaccagggctcgaacccgtgtcccctgcattggcaggcggattcttaaccactggaccaccagggaagtcccaaggaacTCTCTTGAGTCTGTGGCCCCAACAGCTTCCTCTGAACCGTTTGACTTCAACAGAGTACCTACACCAGGAAGTCTTTCCTagttccttccccagccccccagaGTCTCTCCTGAGGCGTGGGCAGTGGAGTCAGTGAGGTGCCGGAGCCACCCAGATTCTCATCCCTGTCCATCCAGGGGACGTGTCTTGCTCCTTTCCTTCTTATTAAATGATATCCTCTGTCTTCTGTTGTTTCAAATGACTTGAGGCGTGACTAGTTTCTGGATGGTAAGATCTCCCAGAGCAGGGACCACCCCTGtttgtctttcattcattcatgtattcgtccatttcttctctcttgccTTCTCCCTTCCCACGTGCAGGGAGCACCTGTCACGTGCCAGGCATCAGGGAGAAGCTGCCATGTCAGGATCCCCAGTGCTGGGCCCAGGGCCCGGCACGAAGTTAGACAAATGTTTCtcagtgcctactgtgtgtcaagTCCCGTGCAGGGGTGGGCGAGGCAGGCGTTGTCCCTCACAGACCTTAGAGTGTGGGGGAAACAGACAGTAACCACAGATGTCGTTAAGTGTGAGCTGAATGAGGATGCCTATCGAGGGGTGTGAGGGTGATGTTTGGACAGGTGGATGCACGTGGGTGTGTGTCTATCCAGCTCCCCAGGTGTGGAAAGGAGATGGGCAGATCCGGCTCTGGGATCTGTGAGCTGACTTCAGGTCCACCAGCCTCAGCGCCCTCAGGCCTGGCCTCCTCTGCTCGGCCAAACAGCTGCCTCCTCAGATTATCTCCTGACCTCCTGCATGGGACAGCGGGGACTCAGGCCTGAGCCTTCACGTGTCTCCCCAGAACCCGCGCCTGGTCGTCTTCCAAGAGACCACAGAGGTCAACACCACACAGCTGCCACCCTTCACTACCAGGGGTGAGCTGCTCAACTGGGCGGATACAAAGGGTCCCATCACCTCTGCTGCTGAGCTGAACAATCCCCAAAGCATCCTCCTCCGTCTGGACCAAGGTCAgctttcccagcagcctctctGGGTTCAGGACTGGGCTCTGGAGGAATGTGAATTCCTCTGGCTCATTCCTCGGTTGTGGACACTAAGGCACTGAGAGGGGATGTgatttgccccaggtcacacataGCAAGTCAGTGCGCTCTTAGGACAGTGATTACCCCTTCACCAGATATTAGATTGAACCACGTGAAACTGCTGCTCTTTGTCAGTTTCCTGAACTACAAAAACAGCACTTTCTTATTACTTATTGTGTACCTACTAGGCACCAAGCCCTATGCTAGGCATTTGGGGACTCTGTGGGGACAGACGCAGACCCTACCCTCCTGGAGCTGGCACTGTGGTGGGGAGATGATAATAAACATGTACACAAACAAATTCTACAATTTCAGGTCATGGTAAATTCTGTAAGAAAGGTAAAAGGGGGATGATGTGCTGTTGGTTGCAGGGCTGCATCCCTAGCAGATGCCGTGAGTTCATACCTTAAATTAACCCTGtgttgacagatgaggaaacagaggccaggGGCTTCCCCTGGGTCCCTCTGATGTAAGTGGTGGAGGGGTGATCTGAACCCCGGTCCTCCCATGCCCCCCACTCTTTGCTGCTCCATCCTGCCTGCCCCACCGTTTCTGTGGCTGAGGGTGGGCCTCTGTATTAGATGCCAGGCTGCTCGAGGAGGAGACATAAGTGCGCTTGTCTCCGCAGCCCCGAGGTCACCGTCTTCCTGCAGTCTGGAACCCCACAAGGACATGGGCCACACACTCGAATGGAGCCCTAACGCCCAGGCCTCCGTCCGGGGCTGCCGCTTGGAAGGTGTGGCCGGCCACAAGGAGGCGCACATCCTGAGGGTCCTGCCGGGCCCAGAAGCCTGGTAAGggtgcccgccccgccccgcccgccccaccCCCTATAAAGCCCCGCCTCTGTCCAAGCCTCAGCCCCGCCCCTGGCCTGGTCAGAGAACTGTCACCCCCACGTATCTCGGAGCCGCGCCCGTTTTCTCGTCCACCCCACGGACCCACGACCGACCAGGTTAAGAGCGCAGCCGCTGCCCACCCGACCCCAGGTCTTGTCCCTGCCCCGCAAATCCGAGTCAAGCACCAACCCCGTCCCCTGCACCCCGCACTACCGCCCGCTCTGATGCGGGGGTCTGTCTCCCCACAGGCCCCGGACGGTGACCGTGAAGGTGGAGCTGAGCTGTGCTTCGAGGGATCCCGACGCCGCCGTGCTCATCCTTCAGGGTCCACCCTACGTGTCCTGGCTCATCGACGCCAACCACAACATGCAGATCTGGGTGAGACCCCGTTCAGGTCTCCCCAAGGCTccccaaagaaaaaaaccaaactcccTGCACCATCACCCCAGCCCTGAGCCTTTATACATGATGATCCTCTGCCCCCAACCTCTCCTTCTGTGCACTACCTATTCTTCCTTCAGACCTTCACCTAGATgttacctcctccaggaagtcttccatGATCCCTTAGGGAGGCCCCTAACCCAGCCCACAGGGTCAGGGGAGTTTCCTGGAGAGGTGAACTCCAAGCTGAGTTGAAAGACGCACAGGAACCAGTAGATGAGGGGAGGTGGCCCAGGCAGGGGAAACAGCAGGAGCGAAGGAGAGAGCAGGATCGAGGCCTGGCAGACCCTGACTGGCCTGCAGCTGCCCCCGCCAGGCTGTGTGCCCCCTGACTGTGTCTGTagctccctgccctgcctctctccctgtcATTAGACCACTGGTGAATACTCCTTCAAGATCTTTCCGGAGAAGAACATCCGTGGCTTCCACCTCCCAAACACAACCCAAGGCCTGCTGGGGGAGGCCCGGAGGCTCAACGCCAGTGTAGTAGCATCCTTTGTGGAGCTCCCTCTGGCCAGTGTCGTCTCTCTGAGGGCACCCAGCTGTGGTGAGCACCCGGCTCCCTCCCTcgcccccctcccttcccttgccCTCTCCTTGGATCTGTAGCCACGCCCAGCTGCTGTGTGTGCTGGGCAAGTTGCATCAGCTGGTCGGAgccccattttcctcatctgcatcCCAGGGACACTGAGAGTACCTAGCTATAGAAGTGCTTAGCGCTTAAGAGCACAGCGAGCCCGCAGTGACTGTCTGCGGGCTGCCTCTGCTGCCCTGCAGGCAGTGGGCTGCAGCCCTCACCCACACCGGTCCAGACCACCCCTCCCAAGGAGGGCTGCAACCAGGAGCTGCTCCTGTCCCTGATCCAGCCCAAGTGCTCCGAAGACGTCATGACTTTGGTACTCAACAAAGATCTCATCTCGGTAAGGGAACTCCTGGCCTCTGGCCCAGTTGACAGGGGCAACTGGTCCTTCCTCTAGCCCAAGAATCTTGGGGTCCTAATCCAGGCAGGAGGACAAATCGTATCCCTCGGCAAGCGTCAGTTTTTccacttgtaaaatggggttgataaTGGTCCCTTACCCTGTGGTGAGAATTACATGAGGTCTGACGACCCAGCCAGATGTGgaacagtaagtgctcaataaatagatACTAGGTAGTCGTCATTATTAATCCTAAATGGAGGCTGAGCTGAGTGGCCACTTAGAATATCTATACAATATGATCTCTGCCTAATTGAAGAACAAAgatgtttattataaaaataacacaggcttttttatttttatttatttttattatttatttattattattattttttttttttttgccgtacgcgggcctctcactgtcgtggcctctcccgttgcggagcacaggctccggacgcgcaggctcagcggccatggctcacgggcccagccgctccgcggcatgtgggatcttcccggNNNNNNNNNNNNNNNNNNNNNNNNNNNNNNNNNNggggcacgaacccgtgtcccctgcatcggcaggcgggctctcaaccactgcaccaccagggaagcccaggcttttttaaatgtggaaaaaattagaagaaaatctcAATCACCCCATCCAAAGACAATGGCTACCAACAATGTGGTGGAtttctttctggaatgttttctctgtgtatttctcaTACAGTGTAATCATATTGGATGCAATTGTCTGTTTCCTGCTATattcatttaatgtatttttaaaactttgacatatgtatttaataatatcactttttaattatttttttaatattgatttatttatttggctgcgccgggtctcagttgcggcaggcgggcttttagttgcggcacgtgggatctttagttgaggcttgcatgcgggatctagttccctgaccggggactgaacccgggcccctggaaTTGGGAGCACGGACTATTAAcctctgggccaccagggaagccccaataacaTCACTTTAAAAGCACATCCAATCCCATGATATGGACATGCCATAATTAACTCCTCCTCCCTCGttagacatttgggctgtttccaattctgtaatattataaatatgcAGAAAGTGTTATTGTGCatatgaaatttttctttaaataggattattttcttaggataggTTTCCACattagtgagattgctgggtcaaaatGAGTGAACATTCTGGAAGTTTTGATACATGTTGCCAACTGGCTTTCCAATAGACGATTCCAATTTTCACTGCTGATTAATGAGAACACTTtgactctctctctccccaaattattatttttttgtctaaAAAACTTTTTGCTGATGTGAGAGTGGGAACGCTGTGTTCTATTCTTGTTtgaatttctacttctttgattaGTAGTGAGTTTGGGCTTGACTTCGTGCAACTGATGATAACCAAAGTCTCTGTGTGCGTTGTAACTTGGTatttttattgatgatttttattagctttttacGTGAAGAAAGACATTTGTGGCCCTTTGTCCGTCATTCTTACTGAAATAATCTCTCCCCGTTTGTTAGAGTTCTTTAAATTTTGGCCagagtgttttttaattttttggacatTTGAAAACGTTGGGCCATCCTAGCTGGTCATCTTTCCCTTTGTGACGTTTTTCTAGTCTTTCCGAGGCAGGAAATCTCTCTGCCAGAGCCTTGACGGGTCATGCATGTTCTCAGGGATTTTTAGAATGACGTTTAACTCTACGTCCATGTGGAAGTGTTTTGGGGTGTGGGGTATTGGGGCCTAGGTGAAGCTCCACCTGTCTGCGGcccatctccccctcctcccttgccTCTGCGTGGCCAGACAGATGtctgggaggtggaggtggtgcaGGGACCAGCAATGGCTGGCATTACTGCTGTCCTGTCCCAAGAGGTCTGGATGCAAACACTGTAATCCATCGATCTTTGAAACATTACGGTCCAGTTAAAAAGAATGTTCTAGATCTATAATATAAATGCAGAAAGATGTCTGTGATTTACTGTTCAGTGAGAAAACTAAGCTAAAGCATGAAGGACGGTATGATGCCATTTGTTAAAAATGAGGGGAAgaaaagggacttccccggcggtccagtggttaagattctgaactcccactgcagggggaactaagatcctgcatgccgggcagcacggccaaaaaacaaggaaaaaagaaaccaacaaagCCACACAATTTCTCTGAGTATATATGTCTGTAGAGAAGAAAACACTCACGATGCCACAGATCTTATTGCTAAGTACAAAAGTGTTTGTCAAGTTCAGGAAAAGTAGTCTTAAATGGTGTGGGGCGACGAGAACTAAGAAAAAcggggaagggggcagaggcaTATGGCTGTGATTCGGGACCCCTGGGGGGTGGTCAGTCCTTGGTGCTGGGGTGTGATGGACAGGCCCCCGGGAGCCCCGTGCCTCCTGACAgtgcgcccccctcccccaaccctggccCAGACTCTGAGGTGCACCATCACGAGCCTGACCTTCTGGGACTCCAGCTGCCAGGCTGAGGACAGAGATGACCAGTTTGTCTTGCGCAGCGGCTACTCCAGCTGTGGCATGATAGTGACAGAAAATGTGATCAGTAACGAGGTAAGGGCTGTGGTGGGAAAGGTATCAGGGCCGGCTTAATTGGCGCCCGCGGATCTTCCAGGCTGAGGGGCGTTTGGGAGAGCGGCTGGGACGCTCAGTAGGAAGAAAGGTTTAGCCACTGGTTGGCTCAGTCTCCCCATCCAGAAATACGGGCGCGTTGGGTGGGATACCGTCTGgactcctttctggctctgacCAGCTCCTTGGCTCTGTTCCTGCAGGTGATCGTCAACCTCCTGTCAAGCTCATCACCACAGCAGGTGAGATGGATGATCACCGTGCTAACCCATCTGGTCCAGGGTCCTGGGGTCCATTCCTGGCCTGGGAGGGAGCTAGGCCTCAGGAAACTCAGGCCCTGATCCTGGCAAGCCAACGTGTCTCCAGcgtgcctcagtctccccttcCGTGCAGGGGGAGCAGTACTGTTTAGGGTTCTGTTCTCAGCCTCTCAAGTCAGAGGGTTCATGCACATAtcggctgtgtggccttgggcaaatcacatAAGCTTTCTGGGCCCAAAGGTCCTGTTAATAGTGGCATAGGAAAGGGTCCCCATACGGGATGAGCCATCACTGAGATGATGCATGGAAAGCACTTCCCACAGGTCTCGTGCAGAgcaagtgcttgataaatatcagtttggggtggggggcggtttAAGGTGATGATGAAGGTCAGGCAGCAACTCTGGACCGTgactcctgcccccaccccttacCTTCCTGGCTGGCTGCCTCCCCGACTGACCAAGCCTCCCTCCCGTCTCCCACAGAAAAAGGTGCAGTGCATCAACATGGACAGCCTCTCCTTCCAGCTGGGCCTCTACCTCAGCCCGCACTTCCTCCAGGCCTCCAACACCATCGAGCTGGGGCAGCAGGGCTTCGTGCAGGTACTGGACTTGACCTCTTAGGCCTGCCAACTCCTGGgatttctcagagcctttctttCCACCCAGTGGAACTTGACTtcccagagggaggagggagccccCATGGTGCTtggtgggggggagagagagcaaAGGCAGAGCTCAGACACTGGCTGGAatgtcctctcttcttcctcatttgCTCCAGGCAGGCCCATGACTGTCCTTCCACCGTCAGGGTTCTGGAGCAGGAACTCTAGGATGAATCTAGCTTATTTCATGAGAACAGGTAGGGCGGAGAGTTGAGAGTAACTGACCGTGCCTCGTCCCCCTTCCTACCCATGCAGGTGAGCGTGTCCCCATCGATCCCGGAGCTCACGATCCAGCTGGACAGCTGCCAGCTGAATCTGGGGCCTGACATGGAAATCGTGGAACTCATCCAGAGCCAGGCAGCCAAGAGCAGCTGTGTGAGCCTGCTGTCCCCGAGCCCTGGTGGTGATATGCGCTTCAGCTTCCTCCTCCGTGGCTACATGGTGCCCATGCCCACGACTAGCATCCTCAGCTGCACCGTAGCCCTGCGTCTCAGCACTTGGTCCCTGGTGAGGAGGGGCTTGGGCTAAGCCCAGCTTCAAGGGTGGCTTCCGGGTCTGGAGTTTTCAGGAAGGGATGTGATAGACCATGAGGATGTGGGACCAGTGGGCGAAAGGCACAGCCACAGGCAGGCGTGTGGCCTCTGGGTACCAGGGGCACTCTTCCTGCCACCCTCCAACCTTCTGATGGCTGTGTCTCAGACATGGGTAGGATATGCAGCTGCAGCCATTAGCTAGCTagccagccatccatccatcccaccCAGTCATCTATCCATCTTCCAACTATCCCACCCAGTCAGACATCAGTTCCTCCTCCAGGAATCCATCCGCCCACCCAGCTATCCACGTAGTATGATCACCAATGTCATCTCAACAAACAGGAGACCTCGGGGAAGAGGGTTAGTACAAAGCAcacaaaattctgattttctgcACTTACTGGTCACGTTTCACCATGCAGTGGATACCTGTTCTCAGACACTCAGCCCTGGACACGCTCACACAGTCATCCCCAGGCCCTTGCACCCAGAAGGGTCTCCAGGATTAAAAGCCGCTCGGGTTGTATGAAGCTGGAGAAGCCCCTGAGGCTGCTCCTGAGTGGGCCTCTCCCCCAGCCACAGTGAGCCTGTGGGCTGACCTGGCTCCTCTGTCACCCAGGCATCACAAGGGTGATGGATACAGTGCCCCCATAATCCTCATGGGAGCTGGGGCCCTCTCAGGAACTCACGGGAACCATTCCAGCAGCAGCCAAGGATTGTCTGGCCGACACCCTCCCACAGCACAGAACTGCCAGCACTTGCCCAAAGGCTGCCAGCCAGAAGGTGGTGGAGAGGGGGCTCAAAGTCAAGGCCCCAGGGTGGGCTGTGACAGGCCGGGGTCACAGAGGCAGGGAGTAAGCCTGGAAGCTGCTCTCGAAGGCTGTGTCACACACTGTGTACTCTTCCTCCCCCAGGACGTCCAGAGGACTGTCTCCACACGCCTGAACGTTGTCAGCCCTGGCCTGCATGGTGAGTTCCCTCTAAGTCTCTCCAGGGTTCCAGGGGCTGAGGTCAGAGTGGGGCACGATGGACGGCCCAGAGGGATGGGTCTAGGCACACAGCAGGGAGGACCCCAGAGAGTAGGGTCCACAGCTGCATCTTCCAGATGGAGAGCCTTTGTTCGTGACCACCCTGTGGGACCGGACTCCAGGCCTTTGGCTCTTCTTGATCGCCAAGGTTGCTGGCTGACcttgctggggggcgggggatggggccTCCTAGGATGAGACTTGGGGCGGCACCGGCCTCACCTTCCTTAAGGCCCCTAGTGTGGAGGGTACCCCTCAGCCCAGCTCCCTCCAGCCTGGGCAGAAGAGTCCCTGACACTgaaggcagaggtgggagaggcatCTGCCTCTTTGCCATCCCACCTGGGCCTGGATGGAACCCGTACACCCAGCCTGCAACCAACAGGGCAGGCTAATGACCCCATTGCAGAGATGGGAACTCAGAGACCTAAGGGGAGGCTGCCTGGCCCACAGTCACACAGGATTCGGGAGTGTGGAAAGAGTGAAGCTTGGGAAAAACCCAAGAGCAGAGCTGAAGAGCTCTCAGAGGTGCTCTGGCTTATCCCTACCATGGTAtagggctcagagaggggcagggactgACTTAAGGGCACACAGCGGGACTCTTggactctcaggccccactcaCACTTTGCTCAGACTGTACCATGCATCCTCCCTAAAAATGCATCTCTACCAGCCTTGGCAGGCAGAGGCATGGCCCAAAGGCCTGGCTGGGCCCTCTGGGCGGACGGTCATAGCAACCACGGCTTAGTGTCAGGCATGGGTGTGATGAACCCACTTgctaggtgaggaaactggggttcaGAGAAGTCAGGGTCAGTAGCTGAGCTGAGACTGGCACCGAAACCTGTGCTCCTGGCCAGCACAACAGGgtaggggggcagggaggaggcggCAGCGCTGACCACAGCTGTCCTGCCCTTGGTTGCGCAGACAAAGGCCTCGTCCTGCCCGCCGTGCTGGGCATCACCTTTGGCGCCTTCCTCATTGGGGCCCTGCTCACCGCCGCGCTCTGGTACATCTACTTGCACACGCGTGAGTATCCCAGGCCCCCACGATGAGCGCTCAGgacccctccaccaccacctggGGGAGCCCGGCGAAGCCTCTGGGGGAGTGGGGAGCCCTGGCCGGGGCCCTGACCtccgcccctgcccccaggtcACCCCGGCAAGCGGGAGCCCGTGGTGGCGGTGGCTGCCCCGGCCTCCTCGGAGAGCGGTAGCACCAACCACAGCATCGGGAGCACCCAGAGCACCCCCTGCTCCACCAGCAGCATGGCGTAGCGCCCAGCCTGGAGTCCTGGGGGCCACCCAGCCAGCCCTTGCCTAACAGGAGAGACTGAGCGGCCACCAGCTGGGAACCAATGGCCATGAACTTATCCTGGGACCCCAGCCCCTCCACTCGAGCAAGGATGGACAAGGCCCTCTGTGCCcgcccctcccgcctccctctccAAGGCCTGCTGCCAGTGGGGGCACCAGCTTGGAACACCTTggggtccccccaccccaccacgaACCTTCAAACCCAGTGGGCCTGGGGTACGGCTGCCCAGGACCACGGAGAGAGAGTCCGCTGCGCTATATGTCCACATTGCTGTAGAAACCCAAGGCCCTGTAGTTTTAACCTGGATCCAGTACTCGGTGACATGGGCTGGGCAGGAGCTGAGAACTCCAAAACGGACTCAGCCCAGCCCACCCAGGCTGACAGCGCCTCCTCCATGGAAACAGCCAGCCCAGAGCCACCTGGACCTGCTCCCATCGGCCTCTACATCTGGACTGGCCCAACTTTGACGGGGGAAACAGAAGCCTAGCGGCGCCCAGCCTGGAAGTGAATGGGGGAGCCTAGCTCCTCCCTGCAACTGTCACAGAgagaccccccaccccaccccacccccgggcaGCCAGGCTGCCTGTCCTGGGCCCACCCCTATATACTCACCACCAATAAATCAGACCATGAAACCAATGCTGGCCTGGGCTGAGAGAAGGAGAGTGGCACCTAaactggcgggggggggggtgtgtgacagttctgggttcaaatcctggacctgccacttattggctgtgtgactgtAGGCAGTTCCCATGGCTTCTTTAAGCCAGGCACAGTTCCGTTATCTGTAAAACGGGTATGAGAATCTGCGATCACAAGGTCTCTCTGTGAGGAGGTCTGCAAAGTGGTGCATGGCACGTGGTCAGTGGATATCAATCCATTCTTCTCACTTCACAGACAGGCCACCTGAGGCTCGGGGGGGGGGGGACTTGTCCCAGGCCACAAAGCCCAGGCTCCTACACAACCCAGTTCCTGTACCA includes these proteins:
- the ENG gene encoding endoglin isoform X3; the encoded protein is MGHTLEWSPNAQASVRGCRLEGVAGHKEAHILRVLPGPEAWPRTVTVKVELSCASRDPDAAVLILQGPPYVSWLIDANHNMQIWTTGEYSFKIFPEKNIRGFHLPNTTQGLLGEARRLNASVVASFVELPLASVVSLRAPSCGSGLQPSPTPVQTTPPKEGCNQELLLSLIQPKCSEDVMTLVLNKDLISTLRCTITSLTFWDSSCQAEDRDDQFVLRSGYSSCGMIVTENVISNEVIVNLLSSSSPQQKKVQCINMDSLSFQLGLYLSPHFLQASNTIELGQQGFVQVSVSPSIPELTIQLDSCQLNLGPDMEIVELIQSQAAKSSCVSLLSPSPGGDMRFSFLLRGYMVPMPTTSILSCTVALRLSTWSLDVQRTVSTRLNVVSPGLHDKGLVLPAVLGITFGAFLIGALLTAALWYIYLHTRHPGKREPVVAVAAPASSESGSTNHSIGSTQSTPCSTSSMA
- the ENG gene encoding endoglin isoform X1, with product MDRGMFPQAVALLLALCSLGPTSLAETVYCDLQPVDPQVTYITSQVSEGCVAQSPNATLEVHILFLEFLKEVSSLELTLQTSKQNGTLPREVLLILSTNKTIFLKLQAPGIPLHLAYNPRLVVFQETTEVNTTQLPPFTTRGELLNWADTKGPITSAAELNNPQSILLRLDQAPRSPSSCSLEPHKDMGHTLEWSPNAQASVRGCRLEGVAGHKEAHILRVLPGPEAWPRTVTVKVELSCASRDPDAAVLILQGPPYVSWLIDANHNMQIWTTGEYSFKIFPEKNIRGFHLPNTTQGLLGEARRLNASVVASFVELPLASVVSLRAPSCGSGLQPSPTPVQTTPPKEGCNQELLLSLIQPKCSEDVMTLVLNKDLISTLRCTITSLTFWDSSCQAEDRDDQFVLRSGYSSCGMIVTENVISNEVIVNLLSSSSPQQKKVQCINMDSLSFQLGLYLSPHFLQASNTIELGQQGFVQVSVSPSIPELTIQLDSCQLNLGPDMEIVELIQSQAAKSSCVSLLSPSPGGDMRFSFLLRGYMVPMPTTSILSCTVALRLSTWSLDVQRTVSTRLNVVSPGLHDKGLVLPAVLGITFGAFLIGALLTAALWYIYLHTRHPGKREPVVAVAAPASSESGSTNHSIGSTQSTPCSTSSMA
- the ENG gene encoding endoglin isoform X2, whose product is MEKELSSLFLKFIYFWLHRVFVAVHGLPLVANPRLVVFQETTEVNTTQLPPFTTRGELLNWADTKGPITSAAELNNPQSILLRLDQAPRSPSSCSLEPHKDMGHTLEWSPNAQASVRGCRLEGVAGHKEAHILRVLPGPEAWPRTVTVKVELSCASRDPDAAVLILQGPPYVSWLIDANHNMQIWTTGEYSFKIFPEKNIRGFHLPNTTQGLLGEARRLNASVVASFVELPLASVVSLRAPSCGSGLQPSPTPVQTTPPKEGCNQELLLSLIQPKCSEDVMTLVLNKDLISTLRCTITSLTFWDSSCQAEDRDDQFVLRSGYSSCGMIVTENVISNEVIVNLLSSSSPQQKKVQCINMDSLSFQLGLYLSPHFLQASNTIELGQQGFVQVSVSPSIPELTIQLDSCQLNLGPDMEIVELIQSQAAKSSCVSLLSPSPGGDMRFSFLLRGYMVPMPTTSILSCTVALRLSTWSLDVQRTVSTRLNVVSPGLHDKGLVLPAVLGITFGAFLIGALLTAALWYIYLHTRHPGKREPVVAVAAPASSESGSTNHSIGSTQSTPCSTSSMA